One part of the Glycine max cultivar Williams 82 chromosome 14, Glycine_max_v4.0, whole genome shotgun sequence genome encodes these proteins:
- the LOC100804747 gene encoding putative BPI/LBP family protein At1g04970, with product MAPSICFLLLSLLFLSSSTSGDEEGFISVVISDKGLDFAKDILIDQAVASIVQSQLPQIEKTVQVPLVGKAKVVLSDITINDIQVNSSSVNTGETGIALVVSGATADLSLKWRYSVSSWLVPIGISDSGTATVKVNDLQVGLTVNLRNQEGTLKLILLDSGCHVRDLSIKLHGGAAWLYQVLVDAFAGNIASAVEEAISKKINEGISTLDLLLQSLPKTIPLDETAALNVSFVDNPVLSDSAIELEINGLFTGRNEVLVPQAYRRGSDLSASCGDSSPKMITISLHESVFKSGSLVYFTADSMQWIVDELPDQALLNTAEWRFLIPQLYKKYPNDDMNLNMSVSSPPDIQVTNKDVGVNIFIDITIDVLEDGEVIPVACISVDFSASCAVEIVGNNLAGWLKLRKFSTYLKWSKIGKLHMNLIQSVTSTVLKTVLIPYLNSQLLRGIPLPILNGFSIKNARILYAPPWITVCSDVSFSGDYYLQQLPAYVS from the exons ATGGCACCctcaatttgttttcttcttctatccCTTCTGTTCCTTTCATCCTCCACAAGTGGTGATGAAGAGGGTTTCATCTCTGTGGTCATATCTGATAAGGGGCTTGATTTTGCCAAGGATATTCTGATAGACCAAGCTGTTGCCTCTATTGTTCAGTCTCAGCTGCCACAGATTGAGAAGACTGTGCAAGTCCCTCTTGTTGGAAAAGCCAAAGTGGTTCTTTCTGACATCACTATCAATGATATCCAAGTTAATTCTTCATCTGTTAATACTGGAGAGACAGGCATTGCTCTTGTCGTTTCAGGTGCCACTGCTGACTTGAGTTTGAAGTGGAGGTACTCTGTTAGCAGTTGGTTAGTTCCAATTGGAATTTCGGACAGTGGAACTGCTACTGTAAAG GTTAATGATTTGCAAGTGGGACTTACTGTGAATTTAAGGAACCAAGAAGGAACTCTTAAGTTGATTCTGCTGGATTCTGGATGTCATGTTAGAGATTTATCTATAAAGTTGCATGGTGGAGCAGCTTGGCTTTACCAAGT GCTAGTAGATGCTTTTGCAGGAAATATAGCATCTGCAGTTGAAGAGGCAATttctaagaaaataaatgagGGGATATCAACTCTTGACCTTTTATTGCAATCTCTTCCAAAAACAATCCCATTAGACGAAACTGCTGCTCTAAATGTTTCTTTCGTGGACAATCCAGTGCTGAGTGATTCTGCTattgaattagaaattaatGGTTTATTCACAGGGAGAAATGAAGTTTTGGTACCTCAAGCTTACCGCAGAGGATCAGACCTTTCTGCTTCCTGTGGTGACAGTTCACCAAAGATGATAACAATTTCATTACACGAAAGTGTTTTCAAATCCGGTTCCTTGGTTTATTTCACT GCTGATAGTATGCAATGGATTGTTGATGAACTCCCTGATCAGGCCCTTTTGAACACTGCTGAATGGAGATTCCTTATTCCAcaattatacaaaaaatatcCAAATGACGACATGAATCTTAATATGTCTGTATCTTCTCCACCAGATATACAAGTGACAAACAAAGATGTCGGTGTCAACATTTTCATAGACATAACAATTGATGTTCTGGAAGATGGTGAAGTCATACCTGTTGCATGCATCTCGGTG GATTTTAGTGCCTCTTGTGCTGTGGAAATCGTAGGAAACAATCTTGCCGGTTGGCTTAAATTGAGAAAGTTTTCCACGTACTTGAAATGGAGTAAAATAGGGAAACTGCACATGAATTTGATTCAG TCAGTGACATCAACCGTCCTCAAGACTGTCCTCATACCATACCTAAACTCGCAGTTATTGAGAGGAATTCCACTGCCAATTCTTAATGGTTTTTCCATTAAGAATGCTCGTATATTGTATGCTCCCCCATGGATTACTGTGTGTAGTGATGTTTCTTTCTCAGGAGACTACTATCTCCAACAACTACCAGCTTATGTATCATAA
- the LOC100783208 gene encoding uncharacterized protein yields MEEAVSDPHPEMEQQQQPPPLQNGDSDERCAKKPKFDQGAEFKRVAEIVLVLSTMATVRAGRKPSDAEVELMREARAKLASLCEGLAPKDIVTREAIGTVIEDLGLNFKLKDQRLGFRTPKMSIAERYSHAKWKMEEAKKISAPSTPSTTHTSQPLQTNIVGPVDNRVPSHVRIFPSDKSSHPSIPSMGAIVSIPAHVSVGSSAALQYQVISNEVRPPVVSGVMPGSHLGRNASSLALPKVEHPQFKVDGGSNGSPYMLQVQANSSANQPLVNAPTWSIQSQAASLARSASENKVPVQNSVKVEGTPDITVSRAGPQITTDPSFKPFITQTAPGTLPSVHQPLQATNIVQPPLIPSHTDIAKIVQKVLQPKLPVHPTWTPPSRDYMNKAFTCQMCELSVNEVDTVLLCDACEKGFHLKCLQPSVLRGIHNRVDWHCMRCLSLSGGKPLPPKYGRVMRSSNTPPKLPSNTGGILPCSEKKVENIDPKVIPQTLATNGSSVQTVCGGNHNVELSSESRIPDTKDMQGTNISSTIEAIDKKPDPNNSMKSLSAASSPSPCLLGKNSVQQINSKVLTGKETLESESLPKLSEPAKCEDLQSSQDFQVEHTMSQDNPEVSSDKHVDHNIMNNKQKEFHGGKSLTYDIKLDDQDAALANFVGTSGTNTDGTQHSALSSDSSHAVEWIGDVVQLVDEKKYYQSCCIDGVTYRLQGHALFPTSHGKLTPSKLQSMWEDCKTGLKWVKVTNCYFPDDLPGNIGHPCISEVNEVYESNGDRTEMANSIRGPCEVLPSDKFKQENDMRCQLGIEETSKVQPIFLCRWFYDEFKKLFQPVIS; encoded by the exons ATGGAGGAGGCCGTCTCCGATCCCCATCCGGAGATggagcagcagcagcagcctcCGCCGCTTCAGAACGGGGACTCCGACGAGCGCTGCGCCAAGAAACCTAAATTCGACCAAGGCGCTGAATTCAAGAGAGTGGCGGAGATTGTGCTGGTTCTCTCCACCATGGCCACGGTGCGCGCGGGGAGAAAGCCCTCCGACGCCGAGGTCGAGCTCATGAGGGAGGCTCGCGCCAAGCTCGCCAGCCTCTGCGAGGGTTTGGCTCCGAAGGATATTGTCACCAGGGAAGCTATTGGCACCGTCATTGAGGATCTCGGATTGAACTTCAAGCTCAAGGACCAGAGATTAGGGTTTCGAACTCCCAAGATGTCCATTGCCGAGAGGTATTCCCATGCTAAGTGGAAG ATGGAAGAAGCAAAGAAAATTTCTGCACCTTCTACACCTTCTACAACTCACACCTCTCAGCCCTTGCAAACAAACATTGTTGGACCAGTTGACAATCGTGTGCCATCACATGTTCGAATTTTTCCTTCTGATAAATCAAGCCACCCATCAATCCCTTCTATGGGTGCCATAGTGTCTATTCCTGCCCATGTTTCTGTGGGATCTTCTGCAGCATTGCAGTATCAAGTGATCAGCAATGAAGTAAGACCACCAGTGGTTTCTGGTGTGATGCCTGGCAGTCACTTGGGGAGAAATGCATCTTCTTTAGCATTGCCTAAAGTTGAACACCCACAGTTCAAAGTTGATGGAGGATCAAATGGGTCTCCTTACATGCTGCAAGTCCAAG CAAATTCATCAGCAAACCAACCTTTGGTGAATGCTCCAACATGGTCTATACAGAGTCAAGCTGCTTCATTAGCTAGAAGTGCATCAGAAAACAAGGTGCCTGTTCAGAACTCTGTCAAGGTTGAAGGAACACCTGACATAACTGTATCAAGGGCAGGACCACAAATAACAACAGACCCGAGCTTTAAACCATTTATCACTCAAACAGCCCCTGGAACTTTACCTAGTGTGCACCAGCCATTGCAGGCCACAAACATTGTTCAGCCTCCTTTGATTCCTAGTCACACTGACATTGCTAAGATTGTCCAGAAAGTGTTACAACCAAAGCTTCCTGTCCATCCCACGTGGACTCCTCCATCAAGGGACTATATGAATAAGGCTTTCACTTGTCAGATGTGTGAGCTCAGTGTCAATGAGGTTGATACTGTACTTCTCTGTGATGCTTGTGAAAAGGGATTTCACTTGAAGTGCCTGCAGCCATCAGTCTTGAGAGGAATTCATAATAGAGTTGATTGGCACTGTATGAGGTGCTTGAGTTTAAGTGGTGGAAAGCCTTTGCCTCCAAAATATGGTCGTGTGATGAGATCCTCGAACACACCACCAAAATTGCCTTCTAATACAGGTGGCATTCTACCTTGTTCTGAGAAGAAAGTAGAGAACATAGATCCAAAGGTCATCCCACAAACGTTAGCAACAAATGGGAGCTCTGTTCAAACTGTTTGCGGTGGCAATCACAATGTTGAGCTGTCATCTGAATCAAGGATACCAGATACCAAAGATATGCAAGGGACTAACATTTCATCCACCATTGAAGCTATTGATAAGAAGCCTGATCCAAACAACTCTATGAAATCTCTTAGTGCAGCTTCTAGTCCTTCCCCTTGCTTGCTAGGTAAAAATTCTGTTCAACAAATAAATTCTAAGGTTTTGACTGGTAAAGAGACTTTGGAATCTGAGTCTCTTCCTAAATTATCTGAGCCAGCTAAGTGTGAAGATTTGCAATCATCACAAGATTTTCAAGTTGAACATACAATGTCACAAGACAATCCTGAAGTATCATCAGATAAACATGTCGACCataatattatgaataataaaCAGAAGGAATTTCATGGAGGAAAAAGTTTAACTTATGATATTAAGCTTGATGACCAAGATGCTGCACTTGCAAATTTTGTTGGAACTTCTGGAACTAATACTGACGGTACACAGCACTCTGCATTATCTTCAGATAGTTCACATGCAGTAGAATGGATTGGTGATGTAGTACAACTAGTAGATGAGAAAAAGTATTACCAATCTTGTTGTATTGATGGAGTAACATATAGGCTGCAGGGTCATGCTCTTTTCCCCACCAGCCATGGGAAACTAACTCCTTCTAAACTCCAG tctATGTGGGAAGATTGCAAAACTGGGTTAAAGTGGGTTAAGGTGACAAACTGCTACTTTCCTGATGATTTGCCAGGGAATATTGGTCATCCGTGTATATCTGAAGTCAacgag GTTTATGAATCTAATGGTGATAGAACTGAAATGGCTAACTCTATTCGAGGGCCATGTGAAGTCCTCCCATCTGATAAatttaaacaagaaaatgaCATGCGATGTCAGTTAGGAATTGAGGAAACTTCTAAAGTGCAGCCCATTTTCCTTTGCAG GTGGTTTTATGACGAATTCAAGAAGTTATTTCAACCTGTAATCAGTTGA